In Spirochaetota bacterium, the DNA window GGCGCCTCTTCGGAAACTTCTTCAGGCCCCCCTGCCTTTGTGCTGTCCTGGGGTTCTTCCGGAGCAACGGCGGGTCATTTTAATGCCCCCGCCGGGATCGCGGTCGATTCTTCGGGATATGTATATGTCGCCGATTCCGGCAATAACGTGATTCAAATATTCGACTCAAATGGCACCTTCGAGTCCAATATCGGAACCTTCGGTGGCGGCAGTTCAGTTGATGGAAAGTTCAACGCCCCCCAGGGGATGGCCTTTGACGGCTCGGGAAATATTTATGTTGCCGACGCCAATAATAGTCGGGTCCAAAAATTCGCCTTGGGAGCCACAGCTTTTTCCTATACATACTCGTCAAAATTCGGAAGCCCCGGCACCGGAGCGCTCCAGTTTAACGGTGGTCCTACGGGAATCGCAATCGACGACGCTACGGGATATCTATGGGTTGTCGATAAAGGTAATAGCCGGGTGCAGATATGGTATTTAAACGGAGCTGTGTGGACCCAATTCACTACAGTTGGCTATTATCAAGCCGTGATTGATCCCGGGGCTGCCGGAAACTATCAATATAATCAACCCTGGGGAATTGCCATTGCGGGCACCCATGCGTACCTCCCTGATACCAATCATTACAGGATGATCAGAATACAACTGTCTAATGCGACCCCCAATCTGGTCTGGGGAGTAAATGGTACTGCCGATGGCGATCTGGGAGCACCCATGGGGGTCGCAGTTGATTCTTCCGGTCATGTATATGTCGTGGAATATAGCAACAATAGAATTCAGGAGTTTTCATCCTCTGGGGAATTTATAACCAAATGGGGAACTTCGGGGACAGGGGATGGCGAATTTTCCGGTCCCATGGGAATTGCTATCGATGATACCAACGGTTTTATTTATATTGCCGACACGGGTAATAATCGAATTCAAAAATTCAAAAAGTAATGGTAAGACCCGTTTCAATGATGGCCGACGGCCGTTGTTCAATCAGGCTTATATTGGTATCGTAAATTTCAAGCCCCCTATTCGGGGGCTTTTTGCCCGGGATCGTAACCACCAGCGGTTTTCGCTCCGATGGATAATGTTTTGACTTTACATCATTGTAGTATATCATTCGCAAAATGGTCAGATGTCGATTTAACCGATAATCGGGAAAAGGCGTATTTGTTCCATGAAAAGGACGTGGATTTCCTGGTATTTAAACCTCATTATTAAAAGGGGAACACTATGAGCATTACGACGATCGCCGTACTTGAATTTATTTTCGCCGCCGGGATTGCGGGTTTCTGGGTTTATTTCTTTCTTGTTGAGAACAAAAATCCGGAAAAATCACAAGTCTACCTTGGCTTCGAAAGGTCTTTCCCGCTGCCGGATCTGGGTTACCTCGTCCCGGTGCTTCTCGCTGCCGGCTATGGCCTGCTTAACAACCATCACTTCGGTTACATACTAACCATAACCGCGGGCGGCGGGCTCATTTTTCTCGGGCTGGTCGATATCGGCTTTAATGCTCAGAATAAAGGCTACTCCTCTAATATCGGCGATACCATAATGAATCTGTTTATCAACCTGGCCTGTGTGATCATGGGGCCCGTTTTCATTATCAATATTTCCAGGTATATTGCTATTAACTAGCGTATCCCCGCACACACGAAGGGCGCGGATCTAAATCCGCGCCCTTCGTTGCGTATATAATTACGGGCCTGGTAACGATCAGCCCTTGTACGCCGCCTCGATGAGGTCCGCGTATTTCTGGACGACCACGCGGCGCTTGAGCTTCATGGTCTGGGTGAGCATACCGTTATCGAGCGTGAAGTTTTCAGGAATATATACGAACCTCTTGGGTATCTCGTATCCGCCATACTTGCCTTTGAGAGAAGCGACGATCTCGGACGAGATCATGTCCTGGACCTCTTTCTTCCCGATGATCTCCTGCGGGGTCCCGGTCATGCCCTTCTCCTTCGCCCAGCGCTCGAGCACCACGAAATCCGGGACGATGAGCCCGATCGTATTGCGCCTGTTCTCCCCGTAGACCATCACGTTCTCGACGAACTGGTTGAGCTGGATGTCCTGCTCCATGGACGCGGGGAACACGAACTTGCCGTTTTCAAGCTTGAACTGCTCCTTGATGCGGCCCGTGATATAGAGGAACCCGTCATCGTCCAGCCGACCGCGGTCGCCCGTGCGCACGCCCCCGTCCGGGGTCAGGATTTCTTTCGTCTGGTCCGGTTTGTTGTGATAACCCTTCATCACGTTGGGGCCGTAGATAATTATCTCCCCGTCCGACGCCCCTTCCTCGACCACGGATTTGTCGATCACGATGCGCACCTTTTCGATCGCTTTTCCCACACTTCCGATCTTATAGGCGTAGGACGCGTTCATGGTCGCCGCGGGAGAGGTTTCGCTCATGCCGTAGCAGTCGTAGCAGGGTATGCCGACATCGAAGAAGAAATGCGCGATATCGACGGTCATCGCGGCGCTCGCGGTCATGGCGCCCTTGAGCCTGCCGCCGAATCGCTCGCGGATCTTGGAGAACACCAGCTTGTCTCCAATCCTGAATTTCAGGTTGGTGAAAAAGCTCGACGTGCCCCGCTCAGCCAGCGCGCGGCGCTTCTTGCCGGCGTTCACGGCCATCACGAAAAGGGCCTTTTTGAGCCCGCCCTCGTGGTTCATGCGGGTCCAGATGCCGTCGTATATCTTGTTGAACACCCGCGGCACCGCGATCAGGAAGGTAGGCCGTACCTTCGCGATGTCATCGCCCAGGGTCGCGGTGCTCTCCATGAAGCCTATCGACCCCCCGAAATAGATGACCGAGTAAAGCTCGGCGGTCTGCCCGTACGAATGGGCCCAGGGAAGAATGGAGAGGGTGACGTCGCCCTTGCCCAGCTCCGGGTACGCCTTCCGGCCGGCGTGCGAATTGCTGGAAATGTTGCCGTGCGAAAGGAGCACGCCCTTGGGATCGCCCGTCGTGCCCGAGGTATAGATGAGCACTGCGATTTCGTCGGGAACGGGACGGTAGGCCTGGACCGGGTTCGCCTCGCCCAGCTTCTCCAGCGCCGCCATCGAATTTTCGCCCTCGGCTTCGATGATGTAGATGTGCTTGAGCGTGGGGATTTCTTTCGTAAAGTGCTTCACCTTTTCATAAATCTCGGGCTTGGAGACGAAGAGCAGCTTCACGCCCGAATCGGCGATAATGTACTGCCATATCTTGACGAGCTCCGCCTCGTACATGGGTACGTATCGGCCCCCCACGCCGTATGCCGCGAAGGCTACGATGGGCCATTCGGTGCGGTTGTTGGCGATGATCCCCACCGCGTCCCCCTTGCCGATGCCGAGCTTCGCGAGCCCCCCGCGCAGGTTGTCGACGCGGCGTCCTACTTCACCGTAGGTGACCCACTCGTATACGCCCTGCGTGTTCTTCGTGCCGAACAGGGGAAGATCGGAATAATGCTTTACGCCGTATTCGATAAATTCGACCAGGTTATCGGGTTTTTCGAGTTCGTACTTCATGTGAGCCTCCTGCCGTAGAGTGGGTTATTCACATACCGTGCCGCCGGCGTCCTGGGGTTATGCCGGCAGTCGCCAATGCGCATTGTAATCCGGACGGACTGTCTGGTATCATGGATAAACAGCGCCCCCTGTGCGTCAATTGTTTCTCGGCGCGGGCACGAAATTTTTAAGCGCGGCCGGGCAGCGTGTATCAATCCGGGGACTTACGGTAGTATACTACGATATGGTTAATGATTGGCTATTAACTCATCCCGATTCGATGGTGCGCATGATGGATTATTCAAAACAGGAATAAAATCCATTTGACAAGGGGCGCCGGCGCCTTTATCATTTCTTCGAATTCAAATCAAATCAGGAGGTTTTCATGAAAAAGTTTTTAGTAGCCGTGGTCGCATGCTTGATGGTTTTCGCAGTTGCCGAAGTGTACGCAAACAACGCGGGATGTGGTTTTGGAACCGCAATTATGCAGGGCAAGCAGGGCAAGGTTTTCGAGGTTCTCGCAGTCACCACTAATGGAACGTCCGCGAGCAGCACCTTCGCTATAACGACCGGGTCATCCGGCTATAAGGAAGGCGCGGTGATAGGCGTGAACATGGTCGACGTGTATGTCGCCGAGAACATGGACAGCCTCGCAACCGACATCGCTGCAGGACGCGGCGAGTATGTCGACACGCTTGCGCACCTCATGAAGGTCGAGAACAAGGACGCCTTCAAGGACATGCTGCACAAGAATTTCAACAAGATCTACAGCTCCAAGGACATCACCTCGAAACAGGTTGTTGCGAACATCCGCGACCTCCAGAACAGCTAGGCGTGACATTTTTCCGCATCTTTAAATGCGTCGGGTACGGCCTCACGGCCGTACCTTTCTTATTGTTATGCGCGGCGTCGATTCTCCTTACATCCGGACAAAGCCCTGCTGCGGAGAGAGCCCCCGCGGATGAAGCTTATGTTGCCGGCCTCATCGACCGGGCAGCGCGGGAGCGGCTTCACGAAGATCCCTACTGGCACGCGATCCTGCATTACAAGAAGGGCGTGTTCGGATTCACCAGTCTCGTGGACGACCCGGCGTTCTTTTTCGCGAAGGACGGGAAGCACGATCCCTCGGAAGAACTGAAGGAAACAATCCGCGCGTTTTTCAGGGAGCCCATTGAGGGCACGATACACCCTGCCGCGAAATACCCCGCCAGGCTCAAGTGGCTCTCCGACAAGCTGGAGATAGATCCCGCCGCGCTGCCCTTCGACGGGGAGGCCCGGTTCCGGGAGTTTTACAAGGAGGTTAACCCGTCCAGGATCATCCTGGTATTCCCGGCGGGATTCATGAACAGTCCCGCATCCATGTTCGGGCACACCCTCCTTGTCATCGAATCCGGCGGCGGGAACCGCCTGATCGCCCGCGCGGCGAATTACGCCGCGCTCACCGATGAAACCTTCGGCCCGATATTCGCCTTCAGGGGCCTGTTCGGGTTGTACAAGGGATACTTTTCATTCCTGCCCTATTACCAGAAGATACGCGAATACGGGGACGGCGAGATGCGCGATATGTGGGAATACGAGCTCGACATGTCGCCCCGCGACATGGAGCTCATGCTCCGTCACATCGTGGAGATGGAAGACATATCATCCGAGTACTATTTCATCGACGAGAATTGTTCCTATAACCTGCTCTACCTCGTCGAGGCGGCGCGCCCGGAAACCCGGCTCACGGATGCATTCGGCATAGGCGTCGAACCGATCGACACGCTCCGCGTCGCCCGCGACCGCGGGCTCGTCAGGTCGCTGGCGTACCGTCCGTCGCTCTATTCGAAGATCAACCACCTGCGCGCGAAATTGACGGCCCCCCACAGCGACCTGGCCCTGGCCATCTGCAAGGGGGGCGCTCCCGTTTCGAGCCTGGACGGCATACCCGCATCCGAAGAGGAGAAAATCATCATCTGCGACCTGAGCGCCGACTATCTCAAATTCATGGCGATCAAGGGCTCCCTCACCGAACAGGAATACCGCGAGCGTTTCCTGGCGGTGCTCCAGAAACGAAACAGCTACGCCACGCTCGACACGACGGTGGATATCCGCGTCCCCTCAAAGCCCGAGGAATCCCACGGGTCCCGTCGAATAGGGTTCGAATCCGGGATGGCCCGGTCGGGCGCGTATTCCGCGATCTCGTACCGGCAGACCTGCCACGAGCTGATGGACCCGGACGAGGGATACAACCGAAATTCCCAGATCGTGTTCGGGAACGTCTCGGGCCGATACTACTACGAAGACAAGCTGTTCCTGCTCCAGGGGTTCGATATCATCAATCTCACCTCCCTTCCCGCGTCCGATTCCTATTTTTTCGGCGCATGTTACGATTTCAGGACGGGCCTCGAGCGGAACCTCTGGCACGACGGAAAAGAATACCTGTCCTACCGCGTCAAGGGCGCGACCGGTCTCTCGACCCTGTTGGGAAGCCATTTCCAGACATACGCCTTCGCGGGCGTCCGTTCATGGTTCGCCCCGGTCTATGACCACGGCACCGATCTCGAGCTTGGCGGAGAATGGGGGCTTTTCACCTGGCTGGGCCCGTGGAAGAGCCACCTGTTCGCACAGTATTACCGCGCCCCTGTCGGGTATTCCCATACCGCGCTCACCGCGGGGGCGTCCGAACGGCTCAAGATCACGAACGCCTACTCGCTCGTGGCGGAATACCGCTACAATTCGATCTTCTCGTTCCAATTTCACGAGCTTTCCCTTCGCCTGAATTATTATTACTAGGGACGGATACACATGAATGAAGATTTTATCGCGCGCATGCTGTGTGACGACCTGAACGTGCGCGCCTGCGCCGCGATCACCCTGGGAATCTCGAACGGGCTCGCACGGATGCACGGCGCGACCCCCGCCGCCGCGCTCGCCCTTTCGCGCACGGCGACCGCGGCCGCGCTCATGAGCGCGACCCTGAAACCCGGCTCCGACCAGACCGTGAGCGTGCGCATTTCGGGGACCGGGCCCATCCGCGAGATCCACGTCCAGGCGGACGCGAAGGGTCATCTCCGCGGTTACGCGGGCAACCCGGGCGCCCATTCCGATCTTTCCGTTTCCGGTTTGAGCATCTCCGGGCTTATAGGCGCGGGGACGCTTACGGTGATCAAGGACCTGGGACTCAAGGAACCCTATTCGAGCGTGCAGCCGCTCGTGCGCGGCGAGGTCGCGCACGACATCGCGCACTACCTCACGTTCTCGGAACAGGTTCCCTCGGCGCTCATAATAGGCACGGCGCTCGAGCCGGACGGCGCCTTCTCCGCATCGGGGGGCATCCTCATCCAGGGGCTCCCGGGAACCGCCCCGGAGGCGCTCGTTACAATCGAAGAAAATATCGGCGCCATGAAAACGTCTTTAGGAGAGCGGCTCAGGCAGGGGGCCGATATTTACACGGTGACGGGCGAACTCCTGGGCGACCGCGCGCTCGAGCTGCTGGAATCGTCGAAGCTGGAGCTCGCGTGCCGGTGCAACCGGGAACTGCTCGCGCGCATCATCGTGGGGCTCCCGGCGCACGAGATCGAAGACCTTCTCCGGCGCGACCGCGGGATCGAGCTCACCTGCACGTTCTGCACGACCCGCTACCGTTTCGACGAGCGGGAGGTCCGCACGCTGATGAGCGCGGGAAACCGGGTCCCGTAAATTAAAAAATTGTTTCTTCACGGGGCCCGCGTGTGCGAGAATGGCATTACCGTCACGCGGCGGCGCGCACTGGAGGTGAGCCGAGGTGGAAGAAAAATATTTCCCTGAAAAATACGCGGAACCGGGTCGGGTGCTCGATCTCATCAAGCCGGGCAACCGCGTATACCTGAGCAGCGGCCCCGCCATCCCCGCGAGGATCGCGCAGGAGATCGTTAAGTCCGACAAGAAAAACCTCCTGGACCTGGAGCTCGTCCAGCTTATCACCCTGGGCGATTACATCCCGAACGACGCCTCGTTCAACTACAAGTTCAGACTCAAGACCTTCAACACGGGGGAGAGCATCAGCAAGGCGATCAGCGAAGGGCGCGTGGACTTCATACCGGCGAACCTCATCGAGATCCCGTTCATACTCGCCAGCGGCGCTATCGGCATCGACGTCGCCGTCGTGCAGACGTCGCCCCCCGACCGGTACGGATTCCTCAACCTGGGCATCGCGATCGACGTCGCGAACATCGCGATCAAGAACGCCGACATCGTCGTCGCGGAGGTGAACCCTCACGTGCCGCACACCTACGGCGAGACGACCATCCATATCGACCAGGTGAACTATCTCGTGGAGAGCTCCATCCCCCTCCTCGAGCGCGCACGCAAGCCATTCGACGCGGTCATGGACCGGATCGGCTGGCATATATCGAACATCATCGAGGACGAATCCACCGTGGTCCTGCACGCGGGCCGGTTGTTCGACGCGATCGCGCACAACCTGCTTTCAAAGAAGAGGCTGGGCGTCTATACACACGTCATCTCCGACTGGGTCATGGACCTCCTGGAGGCGGGCGCGATCTCCTTCGAACGCAGTCGGTTCCACGGCGGCATGGTGAACACCAGCTACTGTTACGGGACCAGGAGGCTGTACGAATTCGTGGACCGCAATCCCGTGTTCGAATTCCACCCGCTGGCCCGGCTCGTCAATCCGTACGTCGTGGCGCGGATCAATCGCCTGGTGAGCATCATGAACGTAAAGCGCATCGACGTCACGGGCGAATCGGTAATCTTCCATTCGGGCGACAACCTGCTTTCGGGATACGAGAGCAAGCTCAACTTCGCGATCGGGGCCGCATTCTCGAAGGGCGGGAAGGCGGTCGTCGCCCTCCAGTCGGTCGACACGGAAGGCCGGAGCAACATCGTGATTCATCACGGCGAGGATGCGGACCGCGTGCGCGCCACGCTGGGTGCGGCGCGCTACGTGGTGACCGAGTACGGCGTGGCGAACCTCTTCGGGCGCTCCATCCGGGAGCGGGTGCTCGCAATGATCGAGATCGCCCATCCCGACCACCGGGAGGCGCTCCTGGACCAGGCCAAGTCCCGGGGCTACGCCTATCCCGACCAGATTTACGTAAGGGCCAACGCGGTCAACTACCCGGCGGAGCTCGAAACGGTGAAGACATTCAAGGAGGGGCTGGAGGTGAAATTCCGGCCCATCAAGCCGTCGGACGAGGACATGATGCGCCGCCTCTTCTACGAGTTCTCCGACGAGTCCAAGTACCTGCGCTATTTCGCGAAGATACCCTTCATGCCGCACCGCGAGATGCAGAAATACGTGAGCGTCGACTACACCGCGACGGTCTCGATCGTGGGCGTGGTCTCGCACGACCGCACCGAGCGCATCATCGCCGAGGCGCGTTACTCGTACGACCCGCACGAAAAGATGCACGAGATGGCGTTCCTTGTGGATGAGGAATACGGGGGCAGGGGTATCGCCACCTTCCTGGCGAATTACCTCATACGCATCGCGCGGGCGCGCGGGATCACGAAACTGTGCGCAAACGTGCTCTCGCAGAACGACAAGATGCTCAAGGTTTTCCAGAATTGCGAGGTGAAGCCCGAATCGCGCGTATCCAGCGGCGTGATCGAGCTGAAATTCAACCTGGCGTCATGAGGCCAGGTCCGAATGCGCCGTGCGCCCCGCCTCATCGATGACGAAATCCCCGAAGACCGACGGCGCCTCGGCCTGCATGATGCGCAGCATTTCGAGCGCCACCCCGCGAATCTCCCACTGGGCCGCGCGATCGCAGCGCAGCGCGAAGATATGGCGCAGTTCCCTGAAGTTCGCGGAAAACACGATCTGGCTTTCGAGCGCGTTCGGGAGCACGAAGCGCGCGTCCTCCTTCTTCACCCCCAGCTCCCTCAGGCTGATATACGCCTTGCGGGCCGATTCGATGAAATCCCGGTATATGGCCGCCGCGTCGGCGTGCGCGGCGATGTCGGGGGGAATGATGTAGTTGAATTCGCTCTCGGTGACGTAACGCTGGGACTGCTGGGAAAAACTCGCCACGCGGTGGCGCACCAACTGGTGGGTGAATGCGCGCGAGGCCCCCATGATGCGGAAGCTTGCCGATGCGTGCTCCAGTATGGAATGATGCCCGCTGCGGATGCATCGGCGAATGAAGCCCTGCCCGCTGTTCTCGTCGATCCTGTCGAGGGAGAGATAGCAGGTCCTCCCGGCCTCCTCGATGAGCTTTTCGGCCCGCGGGGTCACCGCGAGCAACGTGACTTCCGGTTTCGTGAATTCCACCGCACCCTCCCCGGGGCCTGCGTTTCGCGCGCCGCGAGGCGCATCGCAACCCTGGTATTCCGTAACCGGGGAGCGACCGGATGTCAATATAATTAGCGGGGGGGCAGCCGTCCCGGCGAAAAATATTCTTGATTTCCCTCGTACATAAGGCAGTGCTTTACGGACTGTGATGAATACTACCCCGTACGGAGACTTGTGTGAATAATAGCGATCAAAGCAGGATATCGAAGCGGGACGAAAAGCTCGTGCGGATACTGGACGGATTGCATGATCCGGGAAAGCGCGCGCTGGTGGAGAAATTCTGGCGCGTCACCGCGGCCGCGTATTTCTCACACCTTGAAAAAATCGCCGCCCAGGTTGAACACGAAAACCGCGATCCCGACGAGGCCAGTGAAGAGTTCATACGCGCCTCCGATGACATGCTCGCGGAGTGCGGACGGATCGAAGTCCTCGTGGACGATCCCGCGGCGATGCAGGCGCTGAAAAGCCTGTTCCGCGAGCGCGCCATTCCCCTGGCAGCGGGCTCACAGATCGTCAAGCACGCGTTCCTGAAACCGGGCGGCTACGCGGGGGACTACGGGATTATCGAAATAGTGTACGAAAACCGGCCCCTCTCGAGCGGGTTCGGGCGCTGCATCGACCGGCGGTTCCTCATGGACGATTACGCCCGCGCGGTGCGGGGCCGTAAAAACGCAATGAAGGAATTTCTCTACGAGTATATCGGGTCGTCAACCCTGCCGCGCATTGAAATTCTCAACCTCGCCTGCGGCTCGTCCAGGGAAATCCTCGAGTTATTCAGGGACAGCCCGCCCCAATTCACGGGCCAGGCGGCGTTCACCCTGGTGGACCGCGATCCCGACGCGCTCGCCTTTTCACGCAAGGCGCTCGCGGGCCTTCCCGCGAACATCACCTTCGAGTTTCTCAATCACAGCGCGTACGAGTATATAAAAGATCCCGATCAGTGCGGCACGGAGCTCCGGGGGAAGGACCTGGTGTATTCGATCGGCCTGGCGGATTACCTGCCGGACGATATATTACGGCAGCTCATCCATTTCCTCTTTGACCTGTTGAACGAAGGCGGAAAGCTCGTGATCGCCCACAAGGATTCAAGAAATTATCGGCCCCTCGCGCCCGACTGGTGGTGCGACTGGACCTTTCACCTCCGGGACGAGGCCGGGGTGCGCGCGCTCATCGAGGCGAGCGGGGTCCAGGCTTCCCGCGTTTCGGTCATCCGGGAAGAGGAAACGAATATCATCCTGTTTTTCGTATTGGAGAGGTCCGGGAAATAATAGATGTCCTTCCTGGCGATAACCGGGCTTGTGAATTTTCTGACCAGCGCCGTCCTGGGGCTCTTCGTCCTGTCGCATAACCCGCGAAACGCGCAGAACAGGAGTTTCGCCTACGCGAACGGAAGCATCGCACTTTACAGCCTGGGCTACTTTTTGTGGCAGATCGCCCCCGATGCCGGCACCGCGCACTCCTGGTTCAAGGTGCTCTTCACCGGGATCGTGTTCGTCAACGTAACCTTTCTCCATCTGGTGTACAGCTTCACGGGAAATTACCGCACCCGGAGGCGGGAGCTCCACGCCTACTAC includes these proteins:
- a CDS encoding DUF4105 domain-containing protein, with translation MTFFRIFKCVGYGLTAVPFLLLCAASILLTSGQSPAAERAPADEAYVAGLIDRAARERLHEDPYWHAILHYKKGVFGFTSLVDDPAFFFAKDGKHDPSEELKETIRAFFREPIEGTIHPAAKYPARLKWLSDKLEIDPAALPFDGEARFREFYKEVNPSRIILVFPAGFMNSPASMFGHTLLVIESGGGNRLIARAANYAALTDETFGPIFAFRGLFGLYKGYFSFLPYYQKIREYGDGEMRDMWEYELDMSPRDMELMLRHIVEMEDISSEYYFIDENCSYNLLYLVEAARPETRLTDAFGIGVEPIDTLRVARDRGLVRSLAYRPSLYSKINHLRAKLTAPHSDLALAICKGGAPVSSLDGIPASEEEKIIICDLSADYLKFMAIKGSLTEQEYRERFLAVLQKRNSYATLDTTVDIRVPSKPEESHGSRRIGFESGMARSGAYSAISYRQTCHELMDPDEGYNRNSQIVFGNVSGRYYYEDKLFLLQGFDIINLTSLPASDSYFFGACYDFRTGLERNLWHDGKEYLSYRVKGATGLSTLLGSHFQTYAFAGVRSWFAPVYDHGTDLELGGEWGLFTWLGPWKSHLFAQYYRAPVGYSHTALTAGASERLKITNAYSLVAEYRYNSIFSFQFHELSLRLNYYY
- a CDS encoding long-chain fatty acid--CoA ligase, which encodes MKYELEKPDNLVEFIEYGVKHYSDLPLFGTKNTQGVYEWVTYGEVGRRVDNLRGGLAKLGIGKGDAVGIIANNRTEWPIVAFAAYGVGGRYVPMYEAELVKIWQYIIADSGVKLLFVSKPEIYEKVKHFTKEIPTLKHIYIIEAEGENSMAALEKLGEANPVQAYRPVPDEIAVLIYTSGTTGDPKGVLLSHGNISSNSHAGRKAYPELGKGDVTLSILPWAHSYGQTAELYSVIYFGGSIGFMESTATLGDDIAKVRPTFLIAVPRVFNKIYDGIWTRMNHEGGLKKALFVMAVNAGKKRRALAERGTSSFFTNLKFRIGDKLVFSKIRERFGGRLKGAMTASAAMTVDIAHFFFDVGIPCYDCYGMSETSPAATMNASYAYKIGSVGKAIEKVRIVIDKSVVEEGASDGEIIIYGPNVMKGYHNKPDQTKEILTPDGGVRTGDRGRLDDDGFLYITGRIKEQFKLENGKFVFPASMEQDIQLNQFVENVMVYGENRRNTIGLIVPDFVVLERWAKEKGMTGTPQEIIGKKEVQDMISSEIVASLKGKYGGYEIPKRFVYIPENFTLDNGMLTQTMKLKRRVVVQKYADLIEAAYKG
- a CDS encoding Hsp33 family molecular chaperone HslO encodes the protein MNEDFIARMLCDDLNVRACAAITLGISNGLARMHGATPAAALALSRTATAAALMSATLKPGSDQTVSVRISGTGPIREIHVQADAKGHLRGYAGNPGAHSDLSVSGLSISGLIGAGTLTVIKDLGLKEPYSSVQPLVRGEVAHDIAHYLTFSEQVPSALIIGTALEPDGAFSASGGILIQGLPGTAPEALVTIEENIGAMKTSLGERLRQGADIYTVTGELLGDRALELLESSKLELACRCNRELLARIIVGLPAHEIEDLLRRDRGIELTCTFCTTRYRFDEREVRTLMSAGNRVP
- a CDS encoding GNAT family N-acetyltransferase — translated: MEEKYFPEKYAEPGRVLDLIKPGNRVYLSSGPAIPARIAQEIVKSDKKNLLDLELVQLITLGDYIPNDASFNYKFRLKTFNTGESISKAISEGRVDFIPANLIEIPFILASGAIGIDVAVVQTSPPDRYGFLNLGIAIDVANIAIKNADIVVAEVNPHVPHTYGETTIHIDQVNYLVESSIPLLERARKPFDAVMDRIGWHISNIIEDESTVVLHAGRLFDAIAHNLLSKKRLGVYTHVISDWVMDLLEAGAISFERSRFHGGMVNTSYCYGTRRLYEFVDRNPVFEFHPLARLVNPYVVARINRLVSIMNVKRIDVTGESVIFHSGDNLLSGYESKLNFAIGAAFSKGGKAVVALQSVDTEGRSNIVIHHGEDADRVRATLGAARYVVTEYGVANLFGRSIRERVLAMIEIAHPDHREALLDQAKSRGYAYPDQIYVRANAVNYPAELETVKTFKEGLEVKFRPIKPSDEDMMRRLFYEFSDESKYLRYFAKIPFMPHREMQKYVSVDYTATVSIVGVVSHDRTERIIAEARYSYDPHEKMHEMAFLVDEEYGGRGIATFLANYLIRIARARGITKLCANVLSQNDKMLKVFQNCEVKPESRVSSGVIELKFNLAS
- a CDS encoding 6-bladed beta-propeller → MTSLIFNKGENAMKYPNSVCAFLISICLLLGFTACDSGASSETSSGPPAFVLSWGSSGATAGHFNAPAGIAVDSSGYVYVADSGNNVIQIFDSNGTFESNIGTFGGGSSVDGKFNAPQGMAFDGSGNIYVADANNSRVQKFALGATAFSYTYSSKFGSPGTGALQFNGGPTGIAIDDATGYLWVVDKGNSRVQIWYLNGAVWTQFTTVGYYQAVIDPGAAGNYQYNQPWGIAIAGTHAYLPDTNHYRMIRIQLSNATPNLVWGVNGTADGDLGAPMGVAVDSSGHVYVVEYSNNRIQEFSSSGEFITKWGTSGTGDGEFSGPMGIAIDDTNGFIYIADTGNNRIQKFKK
- a CDS encoding DUF3015 domain-containing protein; amino-acid sequence: MKKFLVAVVACLMVFAVAEVYANNAGCGFGTAIMQGKQGKVFEVLAVTTNGTSASSTFAITTGSSGYKEGAVIGVNMVDVYVAENMDSLATDIAAGRGEYVDTLAHLMKVENKDAFKDMLHKNFNKIYSSKDITSKQVVANIRDLQNS
- the thyX gene encoding FAD-dependent thymidylate synthase; this translates as MEFTKPEVTLLAVTPRAEKLIEEAGRTCYLSLDRIDENSGQGFIRRCIRSGHHSILEHASASFRIMGASRAFTHQLVRHRVASFSQQSQRYVTESEFNYIIPPDIAAHADAAAIYRDFIESARKAYISLRELGVKKEDARFVLPNALESQIVFSANFRELRHIFALRCDRAAQWEIRGVALEMLRIMQAEAPSVFGDFVIDEAGRTAHSDLAS
- a CDS encoding class I SAM-dependent methyltransferase produces the protein MNNSDQSRISKRDEKLVRILDGLHDPGKRALVEKFWRVTAAAYFSHLEKIAAQVEHENRDPDEASEEFIRASDDMLAECGRIEVLVDDPAAMQALKSLFRERAIPLAAGSQIVKHAFLKPGGYAGDYGIIEIVYENRPLSSGFGRCIDRRFLMDDYARAVRGRKNAMKEFLYEYIGSSTLPRIEILNLACGSSREILELFRDSPPQFTGQAAFTLVDRDPDALAFSRKALAGLPANITFEFLNHSAYEYIKDPDQCGTELRGKDLVYSIGLADYLPDDILRQLIHFLFDLLNEGGKLVIAHKDSRNYRPLAPDWWCDWTFHLRDEAGVRALIEASGVQASRVSVIREEETNIILFFVLERSGK